One segment of Nomascus leucogenys isolate Asia chromosome 20, Asia_NLE_v1, whole genome shotgun sequence DNA contains the following:
- the MFSD10 gene encoding major facilitator superfamily domain-containing protein 10 isoform X5 → MCSPWSLGTVAFAVAICCATPEACVSCCLGSGRGHRADQNGPCVGMPEPLPSAPLGCSPAVGCGGMAGPGGLGFPAHTTRRTPTRPGQSSPPWDGEGVEAAPRAHPSTSNRRSAAWSPLSSSASCLTSWPSRCCCPCCPGCWRATAVPTTPSMAPGRAGWTGLPPPSGCQWRRGTTASCSEFLCAPLTGATSDCLGRRPVMLLCLMGVATSYAVWATSRSFAAFLASRLIGGISKGNVSLSTAIVADLGSPLARSQGMAVIGVAFSLGFTLGPMLGASLPLEMAPWFALLFAASDLLFIFCFLPETLPLEKRAPSIALGFRDAADLLSPLALLRFSAVARGQDPPSGDRLSSLRRLGLVYFLYLFLFSGLEYTLSFLTHQRFQFSSLQQGKMFFLIGLTMATIQGAYARRIHPGGEVAAVKRALLLLVPAFLLIGWGRSLPVLGLGLLLYSFAAAVVVPCLSSVVAGYGSPGQKGTVMGTLRSLGALARAAGPLVAASGEGAGWCWGRLGAKHLPSPPHCQPPWGLDDAAVSPQCTGWPGPRPASPRGPGCFCSPSSSCRS, encoded by the exons ATGTGCTCACCCTGGTCCCTCGGGACCGTTGCCTTTGCGGTTGCGATTTGTTGTGCAACCCCCGAAGCTTGCGTTTCCTGCTGCCTGGGGTCGGGGCGGGGGCATCGCGCAGACCAGAACGGCCCCTGCGTCGGTATGCCGGAGCCCCTGCCATCAGCCCCTTTAGGGTGCTCGCCGGCTGTCGGGTGTGGGGGCATGGCAGGCCCTGGAGGACTCGGCTTCCCCGCTCACACGACCCGCCGCACCCCAACCAGGCCAGGTCAGAGCAGCCCACCatgggatggggagggggtggaggctgcaccCCGCGCCCACCCATCCACCAGCAACCGCCGGAGCGCCGCGTGGTCACCATTGTCTTCCTCGGCCTCCTGCTTGACCTCCTGGCCTTCACGCTGCTGCTGCCCCTGCTGCCCGGGCTGTTGGAGAGCCACGGCCGTGCCCAC GACCCCCTCTATGGCTCCTGGCAGGGCTGGGTGGACTGGTTTGCCACCGCCATCGGGATGCCAGTGGAGAAGAGGTACAACAGCGTCCTGTTCGGAG TTTCTGTGTGCGCCACTCACTGGGGCCACCTCTGACTGCTTGGGGAGGCGCCCGGTGATGCTGCTGTGCCTG ATGGGTGTGGCCACCTCATATGCAGTCTGGGCCACCTCTCGGAGCTTTGCGGCCTTCCTGGCCTCCAGGCTGATTGGGGGCATCAGCAAAGGGAACGTCAGCCTCTCCACAGCCATCGTTGCTGACCTGGGCTCGCCTCTGGCCCGAAGTCAAGGCATG GCGGTCATTGGGGTGGCCTTCTCACTGGGCTTCACCCTGGGCCCTATGCTCGGAGCCTCCCTGCCCCTGGAAATGGCACCCTGGTTTGCCCTGCTCTTCGCAGCCTCCGACCTGCTGTTCATCTTCTGCTTCCTGCCAGAGACGCTGCCCCTGGAGAAACGG GCGCCCTCTATCGCCCTGGGGTTCCGTGATGCAGCCGATCTGCTCAGCCCCCTGGCCCTGCTGCGCTTCTCGGCTGTCGCTCGTGGCCAGGACCCACCCTCTGGAGACA GGCTCAGCAGCCTGCGCCGCCTGGGCCTAGTCTACTTCCTCTACCTCTTCCTGTTCTCGGGCCTGGAGTACACGCTGAGCTTCCTCACACACCAGCGCTTCCAGTTCAGTAG CCTACAGCAGGGGAAGATGTTTTTCCTCATCGGCCTCACCATGGCCACCATCCAGGGTGCCTATGCCCGGCGGATCCACCCTGGTGGGGAAGTTGCTGCCGTGAAGCGG GCCCTCCTGCTGCTGGTGCCTGCCTTCCTCCTCATCGGCTGGGGACGTTCTCTGCCCGTgctgggcctggggctgctgCTCTACTCCTTTG CCGCCGCCGTTGTGGTGCCCTGCCTGTCCTCCGTGGTCGCTGGCTATG GCTCACCAGGGCAGAAGGGCACGGTCATGGGCACACTGCGCAGCCTAGGCGCTCTGGCCAGGGCCGCGGGGCCCCTGGTGGCTGCTTCAGGTGAGGGCGCGGGATGGTGCTGGGGCAGGCTCGGGGCCAAGCATCTGCCCTCGCCTCCCCATTGCCAGCCCCCTTGGGGCCTGGATGACGCCGCCGTCTCTCCGCAGTGTACTGGCTGGCCGGGGCCCAGGCCTGCTTCACCACGTGGTCCGGGCTGTTTTtgctccccttcttcctcctgcaGAAGCTGA
- the MFSD10 gene encoding major facilitator superfamily domain-containing protein 10 isoform X2 — protein sequence MGWGGGGGCTPRPPIHQQPPERRVVTIVFLGLLLDLLAFTLLLPLLPGLLESHGRAHDPLYGSWQGWVDWFATAIGMPVEKRYNSVLFGGLIGSAFSVLQFLCAPLTGATSDCLGRRPVMLLCLMGVATSYAVWATSRSFAAFLASRLIGGISKGNVSLSTAIVADLGSPLARSQGMAVIGVAFSLGFTLGPMLGASLPLEMAPWFALLFAASDLLFIFCFLPETLPLEKRAPSIALGFRDAADLLSPLALLRFSAVARGQDPPSGDRLSSLRRLGLVYFLYLFLFSGLEYTLSFLTHQRFQFSSLQQGKMFFLIGLTMATIQGAYARRIHPGGEVAAVKRALLLLVPAFLLIGWGRSLPVLGLGLLLYSFAAAVVVPCLSSVVAGYGSPGQKGTVMGTLRSLGALARAAGPLVAASVYWLAGAQACFTTWSGLFLLPFFLLQKLSYPAQTLKAE from the exons atgggatggggagggggtggaggctgcaccCCGCGCCCACCCATCCACCAGCAACCGCCGGAGCGCCGCGTGGTCACCATTGTCTTCCTCGGCCTCCTGCTTGACCTCCTGGCCTTCACGCTGCTGCTGCCCCTGCTGCCCGGGCTGTTGGAGAGCCACGGCCGTGCCCAC GACCCCCTCTATGGCTCCTGGCAGGGCTGGGTGGACTGGTTTGCCACCGCCATCGGGATGCCAGTGGAGAAGAGGTACAACAGCGTCCTGTTCGGAG GTCTCATTGGCTCGGCCTTCTCTGTCCTGCAGTTTCTGTGTGCGCCACTCACTGGGGCCACCTCTGACTGCTTGGGGAGGCGCCCGGTGATGCTGCTGTGCCTG ATGGGTGTGGCCACCTCATATGCAGTCTGGGCCACCTCTCGGAGCTTTGCGGCCTTCCTGGCCTCCAGGCTGATTGGGGGCATCAGCAAAGGGAACGTCAGCCTCTCCACAGCCATCGTTGCTGACCTGGGCTCGCCTCTGGCCCGAAGTCAAGGCATG GCGGTCATTGGGGTGGCCTTCTCACTGGGCTTCACCCTGGGCCCTATGCTCGGAGCCTCCCTGCCCCTGGAAATGGCACCCTGGTTTGCCCTGCTCTTCGCAGCCTCCGACCTGCTGTTCATCTTCTGCTTCCTGCCAGAGACGCTGCCCCTGGAGAAACGG GCGCCCTCTATCGCCCTGGGGTTCCGTGATGCAGCCGATCTGCTCAGCCCCCTGGCCCTGCTGCGCTTCTCGGCTGTCGCTCGTGGCCAGGACCCACCCTCTGGAGACA GGCTCAGCAGCCTGCGCCGCCTGGGCCTAGTCTACTTCCTCTACCTCTTCCTGTTCTCGGGCCTGGAGTACACGCTGAGCTTCCTCACACACCAGCGCTTCCAGTTCAGTAG CCTACAGCAGGGGAAGATGTTTTTCCTCATCGGCCTCACCATGGCCACCATCCAGGGTGCCTATGCCCGGCGGATCCACCCTGGTGGGGAAGTTGCTGCCGTGAAGCGG GCCCTCCTGCTGCTGGTGCCTGCCTTCCTCCTCATCGGCTGGGGACGTTCTCTGCCCGTgctgggcctggggctgctgCTCTACTCCTTTG CCGCCGCCGTTGTGGTGCCCTGCCTGTCCTCCGTGGTCGCTGGCTATG GCTCACCAGGGCAGAAGGGCACGGTCATGGGCACACTGCGCAGCCTAGGCGCTCTGGCCAGGGCCGCGGGGCCCCTGGTGGCTGCTTCAG TGTACTGGCTGGCCGGGGCCCAGGCCTGCTTCACCACGTGGTCCGGGCTGTTTTtgctccccttcttcctcctgcaGAAGCTGAGTTATCCAGCACAGACGCTCAAGGCTGAGTag
- the MFSD10 gene encoding major facilitator superfamily domain-containing protein 10 isoform X1, whose translation MGWGGGGGCTPRPPIHQQPPERRVVTIVFLGLLLDLLAFTLLLPLLPGLLESHGRAHDPLYGSWQGWVDWFATAIGMPVEKRYNSVLFGGLIGSAFSVLQFLCAPLTGATSDCLGRRPVMLLCLMGVATSYAVWATSRSFAAFLASRLIGGISKGNVSLSTAIVADLGSPLARSQGMAVIGVAFSLGFTLGPMLGASLPLEMAPWFALLFAASDLLFIFCFLPETLPLEKRAPSIALGFRDAADLLSPLALLRFSAVARGQDPPSGDRLSSLRRLGLVYFLYLFLFSGLEYTLSFLTHQRFQFSSLQQGKMFFLIGLTMATIQGAYARRIHPGGEVAAVKRALLLLVPAFLLIGWGRSLPVLGLGLLLYSFAAAVVVPCLSSVVAGYGSPGQKGTVMGTLRSLGALARAAGPLVAASGEGAGWCWGRLGAKHLPSPPHCQPPWGLDDAAVSPQCTGWPGPRPASPRGPGCFCSPSSSCRS comes from the exons atgggatggggagggggtggaggctgcaccCCGCGCCCACCCATCCACCAGCAACCGCCGGAGCGCCGCGTGGTCACCATTGTCTTCCTCGGCCTCCTGCTTGACCTCCTGGCCTTCACGCTGCTGCTGCCCCTGCTGCCCGGGCTGTTGGAGAGCCACGGCCGTGCCCAC GACCCCCTCTATGGCTCCTGGCAGGGCTGGGTGGACTGGTTTGCCACCGCCATCGGGATGCCAGTGGAGAAGAGGTACAACAGCGTCCTGTTCGGAG GTCTCATTGGCTCGGCCTTCTCTGTCCTGCAGTTTCTGTGTGCGCCACTCACTGGGGCCACCTCTGACTGCTTGGGGAGGCGCCCGGTGATGCTGCTGTGCCTG ATGGGTGTGGCCACCTCATATGCAGTCTGGGCCACCTCTCGGAGCTTTGCGGCCTTCCTGGCCTCCAGGCTGATTGGGGGCATCAGCAAAGGGAACGTCAGCCTCTCCACAGCCATCGTTGCTGACCTGGGCTCGCCTCTGGCCCGAAGTCAAGGCATG GCGGTCATTGGGGTGGCCTTCTCACTGGGCTTCACCCTGGGCCCTATGCTCGGAGCCTCCCTGCCCCTGGAAATGGCACCCTGGTTTGCCCTGCTCTTCGCAGCCTCCGACCTGCTGTTCATCTTCTGCTTCCTGCCAGAGACGCTGCCCCTGGAGAAACGG GCGCCCTCTATCGCCCTGGGGTTCCGTGATGCAGCCGATCTGCTCAGCCCCCTGGCCCTGCTGCGCTTCTCGGCTGTCGCTCGTGGCCAGGACCCACCCTCTGGAGACA GGCTCAGCAGCCTGCGCCGCCTGGGCCTAGTCTACTTCCTCTACCTCTTCCTGTTCTCGGGCCTGGAGTACACGCTGAGCTTCCTCACACACCAGCGCTTCCAGTTCAGTAG CCTACAGCAGGGGAAGATGTTTTTCCTCATCGGCCTCACCATGGCCACCATCCAGGGTGCCTATGCCCGGCGGATCCACCCTGGTGGGGAAGTTGCTGCCGTGAAGCGG GCCCTCCTGCTGCTGGTGCCTGCCTTCCTCCTCATCGGCTGGGGACGTTCTCTGCCCGTgctgggcctggggctgctgCTCTACTCCTTTG CCGCCGCCGTTGTGGTGCCCTGCCTGTCCTCCGTGGTCGCTGGCTATG GCTCACCAGGGCAGAAGGGCACGGTCATGGGCACACTGCGCAGCCTAGGCGCTCTGGCCAGGGCCGCGGGGCCCCTGGTGGCTGCTTCAGGTGAGGGCGCGGGATGGTGCTGGGGCAGGCTCGGGGCCAAGCATCTGCCCTCGCCTCCCCATTGCCAGCCCCCTTGGGGCCTGGATGACGCCGCCGTCTCTCCGCAGTGTACTGGCTGGCCGGGGCCCAGGCCTGCTTCACCACGTGGTCCGGGCTGTTTTtgctccccttcttcctcctgcaGAAGCTGA
- the MFSD10 gene encoding major facilitator superfamily domain-containing protein 10 isoform X3, which yields MGWGGGGGCTPRPPIHQQPPERRVVTIVFLGLLLDLLAFTLLLPLLPGLLESHGRAHDPLYGSWQGWVDWFATAIGMPVEKRYNSVLFGGLIGSAFSVLQFLCAPLTGATSDCLGRRPVMLLCLMGVATSYAVWATSRSFAAFLASRLIGGISKGNVSLSTAIVADLGSPLARSQGMAVIGVAFSLGFTLGPMLGASLPLEMAPWFALLFAASDLLFIFCFLPETLPLEKRAPSIALGFRDAADLLSPLALLRFSAVARGQDPPSGDRLSSLRRLGLVYFLYLFLFSGLEYTLSFLTHQRFQFSSLQQGKMFFLIGLTMATIQGAYARRIHPGGEVAAVKRALLLLVPAFLLIGWGRSLPVLGLGLLLYSFAAAVVVPCLSSVVAGYGSPGQKGTVMGTLRSLGALARAAGPLVAASEAELSSTDAQG from the exons atgggatggggagggggtggaggctgcaccCCGCGCCCACCCATCCACCAGCAACCGCCGGAGCGCCGCGTGGTCACCATTGTCTTCCTCGGCCTCCTGCTTGACCTCCTGGCCTTCACGCTGCTGCTGCCCCTGCTGCCCGGGCTGTTGGAGAGCCACGGCCGTGCCCAC GACCCCCTCTATGGCTCCTGGCAGGGCTGGGTGGACTGGTTTGCCACCGCCATCGGGATGCCAGTGGAGAAGAGGTACAACAGCGTCCTGTTCGGAG GTCTCATTGGCTCGGCCTTCTCTGTCCTGCAGTTTCTGTGTGCGCCACTCACTGGGGCCACCTCTGACTGCTTGGGGAGGCGCCCGGTGATGCTGCTGTGCCTG ATGGGTGTGGCCACCTCATATGCAGTCTGGGCCACCTCTCGGAGCTTTGCGGCCTTCCTGGCCTCCAGGCTGATTGGGGGCATCAGCAAAGGGAACGTCAGCCTCTCCACAGCCATCGTTGCTGACCTGGGCTCGCCTCTGGCCCGAAGTCAAGGCATG GCGGTCATTGGGGTGGCCTTCTCACTGGGCTTCACCCTGGGCCCTATGCTCGGAGCCTCCCTGCCCCTGGAAATGGCACCCTGGTTTGCCCTGCTCTTCGCAGCCTCCGACCTGCTGTTCATCTTCTGCTTCCTGCCAGAGACGCTGCCCCTGGAGAAACGG GCGCCCTCTATCGCCCTGGGGTTCCGTGATGCAGCCGATCTGCTCAGCCCCCTGGCCCTGCTGCGCTTCTCGGCTGTCGCTCGTGGCCAGGACCCACCCTCTGGAGACA GGCTCAGCAGCCTGCGCCGCCTGGGCCTAGTCTACTTCCTCTACCTCTTCCTGTTCTCGGGCCTGGAGTACACGCTGAGCTTCCTCACACACCAGCGCTTCCAGTTCAGTAG CCTACAGCAGGGGAAGATGTTTTTCCTCATCGGCCTCACCATGGCCACCATCCAGGGTGCCTATGCCCGGCGGATCCACCCTGGTGGGGAAGTTGCTGCCGTGAAGCGG GCCCTCCTGCTGCTGGTGCCTGCCTTCCTCCTCATCGGCTGGGGACGTTCTCTGCCCGTgctgggcctggggctgctgCTCTACTCCTTTG CCGCCGCCGTTGTGGTGCCCTGCCTGTCCTCCGTGGTCGCTGGCTATG GCTCACCAGGGCAGAAGGGCACGGTCATGGGCACACTGCGCAGCCTAGGCGCTCTGGCCAGGGCCGCGGGGCCCCTGGTGGCTGCTTCAG AAGCTGAGTTATCCAGCACAGACGCTCAAGGCTGA
- the MFSD10 gene encoding major facilitator superfamily domain-containing protein 10 isoform X4, which translates to MGWGGGGGCTPRPPIHQQPPERRVVTIVFLGLLLDLLAFTLLLPLLPGLLESHGRAHDPLYGSWQGWVDWFATAIGMPVEKRYNSVLFGGLIGSAFSVLQFLCAPLTGATSDCLGRRPVMLLCLMGVATSYAVWATSRSFAAFLASRLIGGISKGNVSLSTAIVADLGSPLARSQGMAVIGVAFSLGFTLGPMLGASLPLEMAPWFALLFAASDLLFIFCFLPETLPLEKRAPSIALGFRDAADLLSPLALLRFSAVARGQDPPSGDRLSSLRRLGLVYFLYLFLFSGLEYTLSFLTHQRFQFSRPSCCWCLPSSSSAGDVLCPCWAWGCCSTPLPPPLWCPACPPWSLAMAHQGRRARSWAHCAA; encoded by the exons atgggatggggagggggtggaggctgcaccCCGCGCCCACCCATCCACCAGCAACCGCCGGAGCGCCGCGTGGTCACCATTGTCTTCCTCGGCCTCCTGCTTGACCTCCTGGCCTTCACGCTGCTGCTGCCCCTGCTGCCCGGGCTGTTGGAGAGCCACGGCCGTGCCCAC GACCCCCTCTATGGCTCCTGGCAGGGCTGGGTGGACTGGTTTGCCACCGCCATCGGGATGCCAGTGGAGAAGAGGTACAACAGCGTCCTGTTCGGAG GTCTCATTGGCTCGGCCTTCTCTGTCCTGCAGTTTCTGTGTGCGCCACTCACTGGGGCCACCTCTGACTGCTTGGGGAGGCGCCCGGTGATGCTGCTGTGCCTG ATGGGTGTGGCCACCTCATATGCAGTCTGGGCCACCTCTCGGAGCTTTGCGGCCTTCCTGGCCTCCAGGCTGATTGGGGGCATCAGCAAAGGGAACGTCAGCCTCTCCACAGCCATCGTTGCTGACCTGGGCTCGCCTCTGGCCCGAAGTCAAGGCATG GCGGTCATTGGGGTGGCCTTCTCACTGGGCTTCACCCTGGGCCCTATGCTCGGAGCCTCCCTGCCCCTGGAAATGGCACCCTGGTTTGCCCTGCTCTTCGCAGCCTCCGACCTGCTGTTCATCTTCTGCTTCCTGCCAGAGACGCTGCCCCTGGAGAAACGG GCGCCCTCTATCGCCCTGGGGTTCCGTGATGCAGCCGATCTGCTCAGCCCCCTGGCCCTGCTGCGCTTCTCGGCTGTCGCTCGTGGCCAGGACCCACCCTCTGGAGACA GGCTCAGCAGCCTGCGCCGCCTGGGCCTAGTCTACTTCCTCTACCTCTTCCTGTTCTCGGGCCTGGAGTACACGCTGAGCTTCCTCACACACCAGCGCTTCCAGTTCAGTAG GCCCTCCTGCTGCTGGTGCCTGCCTTCCTCCTCATCGGCTGGGGACGTTCTCTGCCCGTgctgggcctggggctgctgCTCTACTCCTTTG CCGCCGCCGTTGTGGTGCCCTGCCTGTCCTCCGTGGTCGCTGGCTATG GCTCACCAGGGCAGAAGGGCACGGTCATGGGCACACTGCGCAGCCTAG